The following proteins are co-located in the Leptodactylus fuscus isolate aLepFus1 chromosome 8, aLepFus1.hap2, whole genome shotgun sequence genome:
- the CCNT2 gene encoding cyclin-T2 isoform X1: MADCRVPNTRWFFTRDQLDNSPSRRCGVEADKELSYRQQAANLVQDMGQRLNVSQLTINTAIVYMHRFYMHHSFTKYHRNIMSPTALFLAAKVEEQPRKLEHVIKVCHACLNPLDPQLDTKSDAYLQQAQELVILETVLLQTLGFEITIEHPHTDVVKCTQLVRASKDLAQTSYFMATNSLHLTTFCLQYKPTVIACVCIHLACKWSNWEIPVSTDGKHWWEYVDQTVTLELLDELTHEFLQILEKTPSRLKKIRNWRATQAAARKPKSDGHLDSNLFNSSMAQNSVLVDPVAGLAASASFPKASTSAFPAPVALNSGSMPISASHSTEELALLALPSTSYTMASHHEWPQHPDQPRTDQVYSQKSDSSLPAAQYNMTAVQLHPGLHHRPEKASEHSAKPEHAHKPSNSKHHGQIYAPPVAMSHKMSLDKYREKRKLETVDVDVRDQIPTVHIEQQPHKKHGQGQASGGSSVTSPIKMKIPLSSSEKTEKHSSEKKDKSGSLKLRIPIPPTERASSKEDLKMKIKVSSADRHSSSDEGGSGKSKHSSPHVSKEHKEKHNSSRHHGSSHKHSLSHYSSASNNNSSNKVCMDGLPTTVLRSPIGVPNDGGASSSSSSRKRPHANDVSYNHHNKMSKSSKSSGTSSSSVKQFLSNNSVLNHSLLPPPPVTYQVGYGHLSTLVKLDKKPVESNGPDANHEYGANSQHMDYKDTFDMLDSLLSAQGMNM, translated from the exons ATCTCAACTGACTATCAACACAGCCATCGTTTATATGCATAGGTTTTATATGCATCACTCTTTCACCAAATATCACCGTAAC aTTATGTCCCCCACTGCTTTGTTCTTGGCTGCTAAAGTGGAGGAACAGCCGAGAAAACTTGAACATGTTATTAAAGTTTGTCATGCTTGTCTTAATCCACTCGACCCGCAGCTGGACACGAAAAGTGAT gCTTACCTACAGCAAGCTCAAGAGCTGGTTATACTTGAAACTGTTCTGCTACAGACCTTAG GCTTCGAGATCACGATCGAACACCCCCATACAGATGTCGTCAAATGCACCCAACTAGTGAGAG CAAGCAAGGATTTGGCTCAAACTTCGTATTTTATGGCTACCAACAG CCTTCACCTTACTACATTCTGCCTTCAGTATAAGCCTACCGTCATCGCCTGTGTCTGCATCCACTTGGCTTGCAAGTGGTCGAACTGGGAGATCCCTGTATCTACAGATGGGAAGCATTGGTGGGAATACGTGGACCAGACCGTAACACTGGAATTGCTTGACG AACTTACACATGAATTTCTACAAATTCTCGAGAAGACGCCTAGCCGATTGAAGAAGATTCGAAACTGGAGG gCCACTCAGGCAGCAGCAAGAAAACCGAAGTCTGATGGTCACCTCGACAGCAATCTGTTTAATTCTTCAATGGCCCAGAACTCTGTTTTGGTGGACCCTGTCGCTGGCCTTGCTGCAAGTGCCAGTTTTCCAAAGGCATCGACATCTGCATTTCCTGCACCGGTAGCTTTGAACTCAGGAAGCATGCCAATCTCGGCATCCCATAGCACGGAGGAGCTGGCGTTATTGGCATTACCTAGCACTTCTTACACAATGGCTTCTCATCATGAGTGGCCTCAACATCCGGATCAACCTAGGACGGACCAAGTATATAGCCAAAAATCTGACAGTTCCCTCCCAGCTGCTCAGTATAATATGACTGCTGTTCAACTCCACCCTGGCTTGCATCATCGACCTGAAAAGGCTTCTGAACATTCAGCGAAGCCAGAGCATGCTCACAAGCCATCCAACAGCAAGCATCACGGACAAATTTATGCTCCTCCAGTAGCAATGTCTCATAAAATGTCTCTGGACAAATATCGGGAAAAAAGGAAACTTGAAACTGTCGATGTAGATGTTCGAGATCAAATCCCGACCGTGCACATTGAACAGCAGCCGCATAAAAAGCATGGGCAAGGCCAAGCGTCTGGCGGCAGCTCCGTCACCTCTCCTATTAAAATGAAAATTCCACTTTCCAGTAGTGAAAAGACAGAGAAACATTCTTCTGAGAAAAAAGACAAAAGTGGTTCCCTGAAGCTGCGTATCCCCATCCCTCCGACCGAGCGAGCCTCCAGCAAAGAGGACTTGAAAATGAAAATTAAAGTTTCTTCCGCAGACAGGCACAGCTCATCCGACGAGGGCGGCAGCGGAAAGAGTAAGCACTCGAGTCCGCACGTGAGCAAAGAACACAAGGAGAAGCACAACTCTTCCAGACATCACGGTAGCAGCCACAAGCATTCGCTTTCACACTACAGCAGTGCAAGTAATAATAATTCCAGCAATAAAGTTTGTATGGACGGACTGCCTACAACTGTTTTGCGGAGCCCCATTGGTGTGCCCAACGATGGTGGTGCCTCGAGCTCCAGCTCTTCAAGAAAGAGGCCGCATGCCAATGACGTCTCTTACAACCATCACAACAAAATGAGCAAAAGTTCCAAAAGTTCAGGTACTAGTTCTTCCTCTGTTAAGCAGTTTCTATCTAACAACTCTGTTCTTAATCACTCCTTACTCCCTCCTCCCCCTGTCACATACCAGGTGGGCTACGGGCATCTCAGCACCCTCGTGAAACTGGACAAGAAACCAGTGGAGAGCAACGGCCCTGATGCCAATCACGAGTACGGTGCAAACAGCCAACACATGGACTATAAAGACACTTTTGACATGCTCGATTCGCTGTTAAGTGCCCAAGGAATGAACATGTGA
- the CCNT2 gene encoding cyclin-T2 isoform X2: MADCRVPNTRWFFTRDQLDNSPSRRCGVEADKELSYRQQAANLVQDMGQRLNVSQLTINTAIVYMHRFYMHHSFTKYHRNIMSPTALFLAAKVEEQPRKLEHVIKVCHACLNPLDPQLDTKSDAYLQQAQELVILETVLLQTLGFEITIEHPHTDVVKCTQLVRASKDLAQTSYFMATNSLHLTTFCLQYKPTVIACVCIHLACKWSNWEIPVSTDGKHWWEYVDQTVTLELLDELTHEFLQILEKTPSRLKKIRNWRATQAAARKPKSDGHLDSNLFNSSMAQNSVLVDPVAGLAASASFPKASTSAFPAPVALNSGSMPISASHSTEELALLALPSTSYTMASHHEWPQHPDQPRTDQVYSQKSDSSLPAAQYNMTAVQLHPGLHHRPEKASEHSAKPEHAHKPSNSKHHGQIYAPPVAMSHKMSLDKYREKRKLETVDVDVRDQIPTVHIEQQPHKKHGQGQASGGSSVTSPIKMKIPLSSSEKTEKHSSEKKDKSGSLKLRIPIPPTERASSKEDLKMKIKVSSADRHSSSDEGGSGKSKHSSPHVSKEHKEKHNSSRHHGSSHKHSLSHYSSASNNNSSNKVCMDGLPTTVLRSPIGVPNDGGASSSSSSRKRPHANDVSYNHHNKMSKSSKSSGGLRASQHPRETGQETSGEQRP, translated from the exons ATCTCAACTGACTATCAACACAGCCATCGTTTATATGCATAGGTTTTATATGCATCACTCTTTCACCAAATATCACCGTAAC aTTATGTCCCCCACTGCTTTGTTCTTGGCTGCTAAAGTGGAGGAACAGCCGAGAAAACTTGAACATGTTATTAAAGTTTGTCATGCTTGTCTTAATCCACTCGACCCGCAGCTGGACACGAAAAGTGAT gCTTACCTACAGCAAGCTCAAGAGCTGGTTATACTTGAAACTGTTCTGCTACAGACCTTAG GCTTCGAGATCACGATCGAACACCCCCATACAGATGTCGTCAAATGCACCCAACTAGTGAGAG CAAGCAAGGATTTGGCTCAAACTTCGTATTTTATGGCTACCAACAG CCTTCACCTTACTACATTCTGCCTTCAGTATAAGCCTACCGTCATCGCCTGTGTCTGCATCCACTTGGCTTGCAAGTGGTCGAACTGGGAGATCCCTGTATCTACAGATGGGAAGCATTGGTGGGAATACGTGGACCAGACCGTAACACTGGAATTGCTTGACG AACTTACACATGAATTTCTACAAATTCTCGAGAAGACGCCTAGCCGATTGAAGAAGATTCGAAACTGGAGG gCCACTCAGGCAGCAGCAAGAAAACCGAAGTCTGATGGTCACCTCGACAGCAATCTGTTTAATTCTTCAATGGCCCAGAACTCTGTTTTGGTGGACCCTGTCGCTGGCCTTGCTGCAAGTGCCAGTTTTCCAAAGGCATCGACATCTGCATTTCCTGCACCGGTAGCTTTGAACTCAGGAAGCATGCCAATCTCGGCATCCCATAGCACGGAGGAGCTGGCGTTATTGGCATTACCTAGCACTTCTTACACAATGGCTTCTCATCATGAGTGGCCTCAACATCCGGATCAACCTAGGACGGACCAAGTATATAGCCAAAAATCTGACAGTTCCCTCCCAGCTGCTCAGTATAATATGACTGCTGTTCAACTCCACCCTGGCTTGCATCATCGACCTGAAAAGGCTTCTGAACATTCAGCGAAGCCAGAGCATGCTCACAAGCCATCCAACAGCAAGCATCACGGACAAATTTATGCTCCTCCAGTAGCAATGTCTCATAAAATGTCTCTGGACAAATATCGGGAAAAAAGGAAACTTGAAACTGTCGATGTAGATGTTCGAGATCAAATCCCGACCGTGCACATTGAACAGCAGCCGCATAAAAAGCATGGGCAAGGCCAAGCGTCTGGCGGCAGCTCCGTCACCTCTCCTATTAAAATGAAAATTCCACTTTCCAGTAGTGAAAAGACAGAGAAACATTCTTCTGAGAAAAAAGACAAAAGTGGTTCCCTGAAGCTGCGTATCCCCATCCCTCCGACCGAGCGAGCCTCCAGCAAAGAGGACTTGAAAATGAAAATTAAAGTTTCTTCCGCAGACAGGCACAGCTCATCCGACGAGGGCGGCAGCGGAAAGAGTAAGCACTCGAGTCCGCACGTGAGCAAAGAACACAAGGAGAAGCACAACTCTTCCAGACATCACGGTAGCAGCCACAAGCATTCGCTTTCACACTACAGCAGTGCAAGTAATAATAATTCCAGCAATAAAGTTTGTATGGACGGACTGCCTACAACTGTTTTGCGGAGCCCCATTGGTGTGCCCAACGATGGTGGTGCCTCGAGCTCCAGCTCTTCAAGAAAGAGGCCGCATGCCAATGACGTCTCTTACAACCATCACAACAAAATGAGCAAAAGTTCCAAAAGTTCAG GTGGGCTACGGGCATCTCAGCACCCTCGTGAAACTGGACAAGAAACCAGTGGAGAGCAACGGCCCTGA